A genomic region of Gemmatimonadota bacterium contains the following coding sequences:
- a CDS encoding multifunctional oxoglutarate decarboxylase/oxoglutarate dehydrogenase thiamine pyrophosphate-binding subunit/dihydrolipoyllysine-residue succinyltransferase subunit, with product MIDPNVFETANAGFAQAIYEEYLKDPATVAPEWRRLFESGRVGERPAVVLAPTNGASAPAAATNGSAAPPNRQALKGPAARLAVNMSESLTVPTATTFREISVRTLESRRAELNRAAKAAGRIEKVSFTHLIGYALVRAAAAHPAMATTFIMTDGVPHRVDPDGINLGIAVDAERKDGSRGLVVPVIKHAERLDFAAFYAIYEGLIDKARTNKLLPDDFAGATMTLTNPGGLGTVASVPRLMAGQGSIIAVGAIGYPPEYHGLTPEQIAGLGVGKVMMITSTYDHRVIQGAESGAFLRTMEGLLQGEDRFYEQAAAALGLPTGTAPAPRPPADPSPARIAATSDLEQVAAAMALVKAYRTHGHLAAHLDPLGKLPSGDPALDPGPLGLTPEVMAHLPAAVLRMAVPGATLAEALPNLTATYCGTIAYEVEHISNHNERVWLRQQIESGAHRQPLDRNEKLELLDRLIQVEAFERFLHKAYLGQKRFSIEGVDLLVPMLDQVIDMAADQGARDVVLGMAHRGRLNVLVHTVRRPYVTVFGEFEGKKPGKEGEDEGTGDVKYHLGAEGSVITKSGRSITVALAHNPSHLEFVGAVVDGRARARQTQRRAAEAYHDSTAALPVVIHGDAAFAGQGVVQEMLNLGALRGYRTGGTIHIITNNQVGFTTDAIDSRSTRHASDLAKGFDIPIIHVNADDAEACLAAVRLAMMYRERFREDALVDLVGYRRHGHNEGDEPSYTQPQMYERIKSHPTVREAYSRTLVAEGVLTAEEAEHRYGAVYQHLIDQQQGLKASHSQPTPAEPAPAKLVFEDPATAVEAKTLLALNDQLLTYPDGFTVHPKLTRQLERRRTSMGPEGGIDWGHAESLAFATLLAEGVPVRLTGQDSERGTFSHRHLVLHDANSGQTHCSMQRLPGALASFEVHNSPLSELATLGFEYGYAVAASDALVLWEAQFGDFINGAQVIVDQFLAAGLSKWGVTSRLTLLLPHGHEGQGPEHSSGRLERFLQLAAEQNIRIANCTTAAQYFHLIRRQARRNRQRPLIVFTPKSLLRLAQANSNVAELSSGQFFPVLDDRAARSRADQVTRIVMCSGKVYYDILAEADRNPATRPALVRLEQLYSFPEKELRALLAGYPNVREVVWCQEEPKNMGAWTFVAPRLSGLLAGQASLRYAGRPDRASPAEGSHHAHTVEQARIVKEAVG from the coding sequence ATGATCGATCCCAACGTCTTCGAAACCGCTAATGCCGGTTTTGCCCAAGCGATCTACGAGGAATACCTCAAGGATCCCGCGACCGTTGCCCCCGAGTGGCGCCGGCTCTTCGAATCCGGCCGCGTCGGGGAGCGGCCCGCGGTCGTCCTGGCCCCGACCAATGGCGCCAGCGCCCCAGCGGCAGCGACCAACGGCTCGGCGGCACCGCCCAATCGCCAGGCCCTGAAGGGACCGGCAGCCCGTCTGGCCGTCAACATGAGCGAGAGTCTGACGGTTCCGACGGCGACAACCTTCCGGGAGATCTCGGTCCGGACGCTGGAGTCCCGGCGGGCTGAACTCAATCGGGCCGCGAAAGCCGCGGGACGGATCGAGAAGGTCTCGTTTACCCACCTGATCGGATACGCCCTGGTCCGGGCAGCGGCCGCCCATCCGGCCATGGCCACCACGTTCATCATGACGGACGGAGTACCCCACCGGGTCGATCCCGATGGGATCAATCTCGGCATCGCGGTCGACGCCGAGCGGAAAGATGGGAGCCGGGGACTCGTGGTCCCGGTCATCAAGCACGCCGAGCGACTGGACTTCGCGGCCTTCTACGCGATCTATGAGGGGCTGATCGACAAGGCCCGGACCAACAAGTTGCTGCCCGACGATTTTGCCGGGGCCACGATGACCCTGACCAATCCGGGTGGCCTGGGCACGGTGGCCTCGGTGCCGAGGCTCATGGCCGGTCAGGGCAGTATCATCGCCGTCGGGGCAATCGGCTACCCGCCCGAATACCACGGCCTGACGCCCGAACAGATCGCCGGGCTCGGGGTCGGCAAGGTGATGATGATCACCAGCACCTACGACCACCGGGTAATCCAAGGGGCCGAATCCGGCGCGTTTCTTCGCACCATGGAAGGGCTGCTTCAAGGCGAAGACCGGTTTTACGAGCAGGCGGCCGCCGCGCTCGGACTCCCGACGGGCACCGCGCCGGCCCCGAGGCCGCCAGCCGATCCGAGCCCAGCCCGGATCGCCGCCACTAGCGACCTCGAGCAAGTCGCGGCCGCCATGGCGCTGGTCAAGGCCTATCGAACCCACGGCCACCTTGCCGCGCACCTGGACCCGCTCGGTAAGTTGCCGTCCGGTGATCCGGCTCTCGATCCCGGGCCGCTCGGACTCACTCCCGAGGTGATGGCCCACCTCCCTGCCGCAGTCCTCCGGATGGCCGTCCCGGGCGCGACACTGGCCGAGGCCCTGCCCAACCTGACCGCGACGTACTGTGGCACGATTGCCTACGAAGTCGAACACATTTCGAACCACAACGAGCGAGTCTGGCTCCGCCAGCAGATCGAATCGGGGGCCCACCGGCAGCCCCTCGACCGCAACGAGAAGCTCGAGTTGCTCGATCGCTTGATCCAAGTCGAGGCCTTCGAGCGGTTCCTCCACAAGGCGTACCTCGGCCAAAAACGATTCTCGATCGAAGGCGTCGACCTGCTGGTGCCGATGCTCGACCAAGTCATCGACATGGCCGCCGATCAGGGCGCCCGCGATGTCGTCCTCGGCATGGCCCATCGCGGCCGGCTCAACGTCCTCGTCCATACGGTGCGGCGGCCGTACGTCACGGTCTTCGGCGAGTTCGAGGGCAAGAAACCCGGCAAAGAGGGCGAGGACGAGGGCACCGGTGACGTGAAGTACCATCTCGGCGCAGAGGGCTCCGTCATCACCAAGTCGGGCCGTTCGATCACCGTGGCCCTGGCCCACAACCCGAGCCACTTGGAATTCGTCGGGGCGGTGGTCGACGGACGGGCACGCGCCCGCCAGACCCAGCGCCGCGCCGCGGAGGCGTACCACGACTCAACAGCCGCCTTGCCGGTGGTGATCCACGGCGACGCCGCCTTCGCGGGCCAGGGCGTCGTCCAGGAAATGCTCAACCTCGGCGCCCTCCGCGGGTACCGGACCGGCGGCACGATCCACATCATCACCAACAACCAGGTCGGGTTCACGACCGACGCCATCGACTCGCGGTCAACCCGGCACGCCAGCGACCTGGCCAAGGGGTTCGACATTCCGATCATTCACGTCAATGCCGACGACGCGGAGGCCTGCTTGGCCGCCGTCCGGCTGGCCATGATGTACCGGGAGCGATTCCGGGAAGATGCCTTGGTCGATTTGGTCGGCTACCGCCGCCATGGCCACAACGAGGGTGACGAACCGAGCTACACCCAGCCTCAGATGTACGAACGGATCAAGTCGCACCCGACGGTCCGCGAGGCCTACAGCCGGACCTTGGTGGCCGAGGGCGTCCTCACCGCCGAGGAGGCCGAGCACCGGTACGGGGCGGTCTACCAGCACCTCATCGATCAGCAGCAGGGGTTGAAGGCCTCGCACTCCCAGCCCACGCCGGCCGAACCGGCGCCAGCCAAGCTGGTGTTCGAGGACCCCGCCACCGCCGTCGAAGCCAAAACCCTGCTGGCGCTGAACGATCAACTGCTGACCTACCCGGACGGCTTCACGGTCCATCCGAAACTCACCCGCCAACTCGAACGGCGCCGGACCTCGATGGGCCCCGAGGGCGGCATCGATTGGGGCCACGCCGAGTCCCTGGCGTTTGCCACGCTCCTCGCGGAAGGCGTTCCGGTCCGGTTGACCGGACAGGATTCCGAACGGGGCACCTTCAGCCACCGCCACTTGGTGCTCCACGACGCCAATAGCGGCCAGACCCACTGCTCGATGCAGCGGCTGCCGGGAGCCCTGGCCTCGTTTGAAGTGCACAACAGCCCGCTGTCCGAGCTCGCGACGTTAGGCTTCGAGTACGGTTATGCCGTGGCGGCCTCCGACGCGCTGGTCCTCTGGGAGGCCCAGTTCGGCGACTTCATCAATGGGGCACAGGTCATTGTGGATCAATTCCTGGCGGCCGGCCTATCCAAATGGGGCGTGACCTCGCGGCTTACCCTACTGCTGCCCCACGGGCATGAGGGCCAAGGCCCCGAGCACTCGAGCGGCCGCCTGGAACGGTTCCTCCAACTGGCGGCCGAACAGAATATCCGGATCGCCAACTGCACGACGGCGGCCCAGTACTTCCACTTGATCCGGCGCCAAGCCCGCCGGAACCGCCAGCGGCCGCTGATCGTCTTCACGCCGAAGAGTCTGCTCCGCCTCGCCCAAGCCAACTCGAACGTCGCGGAGTTGTCGAGCGGCCAGTTCTTCCCGGTGCTCGACGATCGGGCGGCCCGGTCGCGAGCGGACCAGGTCACCCGGATCGTGATGTGTTCGGGCAAGGTGTACTACGACATCCTGGCGGAGGCCGACCGGAACCCGGCCACCCGGCCGGCGCTCGTCCGGCTCGAACAACTCTACTCGTTCCCCGAGAAGGAGCTTCGGGCCCTCTTGGCGGGATACCCCAATGTTCGGGAAGTCGTCTGGTGTCAGGAAGAGCCTAAGAACATGGGCGCGTGGACCTTCGTGGCTCCCCGTCTGAGCGGGCTGCTGGCCGGCCAGGCGTCGCTCCGGTATGCCGGCCGCCCCGATCGGGCCAGCCCGGCCGAAGGCTCCCACCACGCCCATACGGTCGAGCAGGCCCGGATCGTCAAGGAAGCGGTCGGGTGA
- a CDS encoding FAD-dependent oxidoreductase has translation MIHGGLRSLEHRRFGLVRESLAERGVLLRTAPHIVRPLGFLFPVYRGDRVSRWKTELGLTLYALFAHGGNVRRHRPLGKRGVLEHEPLLKEPGLSGGALDWDAQCDDARSTLANVRSAASHGALVANHTWVTAFEQENGGITGAILEDQLTGAQGAVRARVVINATGPWVDVVHRLEDPGAGPSIRTS, from the coding sequence CTGATTCACGGCGGGCTCCGCTCCTTGGAGCACCGGCGCTTCGGCCTGGTTCGAGAGTCACTGGCCGAGCGGGGCGTCCTGCTTCGGACTGCCCCCCACATCGTCCGGCCCCTCGGCTTCCTGTTCCCGGTCTACCGAGGCGACCGGGTGTCCCGCTGGAAAACCGAGCTCGGCCTGACGCTCTATGCCCTCTTCGCTCACGGCGGTAATGTGCGCCGCCATCGACCCTTGGGCAAGCGAGGAGTCCTGGAACACGAGCCGCTCCTCAAGGAACCGGGGCTGTCGGGGGGCGCGCTCGACTGGGACGCCCAATGCGACGACGCCCGATCGACGCTCGCCAACGTCCGTTCGGCCGCCAGCCACGGCGCCCTGGTGGCCAACCATACCTGGGTGACCGCGTTCGAGCAGGAGAACGGCGGGATTACCGGCGCCATCCTCGAAGACCAACTGACCGGCGCCCAGGGAGCCGTCCGCGCCCGGGTTGTGATCAACGCCACCGGTCCGTGGGTCGACGTCGTCCACCGGCTCGAAGATCCTGGGGCCGGGCCGTCGATCCGGACCTCATGA
- a CDS encoding class I SAM-dependent methyltransferase has protein sequence MRRGNRVLDLACGAGRHALAAAQLGAQVVAVDRDPAKIREGRDAAKGFGLSVEWVEADLERTWPHLGQFDVVLLFNYLDRPRMPQVTQLVGPGGVLIFETYLEIQRQLGWGPQQEAHLLKFGEISGLVAPLAMVHGREAFEPADNAQWAAMASVLARNPK, from the coding sequence ATGCGCCGGGGTAACCGGGTCCTCGATCTTGCCTGCGGCGCCGGGCGGCATGCCTTGGCTGCCGCCCAACTCGGGGCCCAGGTCGTGGCCGTTGACCGCGACCCCGCCAAGATTCGTGAGGGCCGGGATGCCGCCAAGGGCTTCGGGCTCTCGGTCGAATGGGTCGAGGCCGACTTGGAGCGGACCTGGCCCCACCTCGGCCAGTTCGACGTGGTGCTGCTCTTCAACTACCTCGATCGCCCCCGGATGCCCCAGGTCACCCAATTGGTCGGCCCCGGCGGCGTCCTGATCTTCGAGACGTATCTCGAGATTCAGCGGCAGCTCGGCTGGGGCCCGCAGCAAGAAGCCCACTTGCTCAAATTTGGCGAGATCTCGGGCCTGGTTGCCCCGCTGGCCATGGTCCATGGCCGAGAAGCCTTCGAGCCGGCCGACAACGCTCAGTGGGCTGCGATGGCCAGCGTCCTCGCCCGCAATCCAAAGTAA
- a CDS encoding acetyl-CoA C-acyltransferase encodes MTQRQAVIVAGVRTPFARAGSVFKDTNAVAMARFATRELLSRSGIDGREVDEVIFGQVVPSVVTPNVAREVSLLPQFPRTIPAYSLNRACASAGQAISAAHDQIVLGHADVVVAGGVESLSDIPILHSRRMSQLLVAASRAKSLGERVGIFAKIRPRDLVPVSPAIAEPSTGESMGQSAEKMAKENGITREAQDRVALQSHQRAAAATADGRLTAEIAPWFGGYDMGEVTSSDNGIRPDSTLEALTALRPVFDRRYGSVTAGNASPLTDGAAATLIMSNDKARALGMKPLAAIRSYAVAAVDPGWQLLMGPVFAVPKALDRAGITLADVGLVEIHEAFAAQVLSNVDAWASKAWAEKMGRRGPVGEIDWDRTNVSGGSIAIGHPFGATGARIVTTLANEMQRRDVQFGLVSICAQGGMGFAMVLERV; translated from the coding sequence ATGACCCAGCGGCAGGCGGTCATCGTGGCCGGGGTGCGGACCCCGTTCGCCCGGGCCGGATCAGTGTTCAAGGACACCAATGCCGTCGCCATGGCGCGTTTCGCGACGCGGGAGCTGCTCTCTCGCAGCGGGATCGACGGGCGCGAGGTCGATGAAGTCATCTTCGGACAAGTCGTCCCGTCGGTCGTGACGCCTAACGTGGCCCGGGAAGTCAGCCTCCTGCCGCAGTTTCCTCGCACCATCCCGGCCTATTCGCTCAATCGGGCCTGCGCCTCCGCCGGCCAGGCCATTTCCGCGGCCCACGATCAGATCGTGCTCGGTCATGCCGACGTCGTCGTGGCGGGCGGGGTCGAATCGCTGTCGGATATTCCGATCCTTCATTCGCGCCGAATGAGCCAGCTCCTGGTTGCCGCCAGCCGGGCCAAGTCCTTGGGAGAGCGGGTCGGCATTTTCGCGAAGATCCGGCCCCGGGACTTGGTGCCGGTCTCTCCCGCCATCGCCGAGCCGTCGACCGGCGAGTCCATGGGGCAATCGGCCGAGAAGATGGCCAAGGAGAACGGCATCACTCGGGAGGCCCAGGACCGGGTTGCGCTCCAGAGCCATCAGCGCGCGGCCGCGGCCACGGCCGACGGGCGACTGACCGCCGAGATCGCGCCGTGGTTCGGGGGGTACGACATGGGCGAGGTGACCTCCAGCGATAACGGGATTCGACCGGACAGCACGCTCGAGGCGCTGACCGCGTTGCGGCCGGTGTTCGATCGTCGGTACGGCTCGGTGACCGCCGGGAACGCCTCCCCGCTGACCGACGGGGCGGCGGCCACGCTGATCATGTCGAACGACAAGGCCCGGGCCCTTGGCATGAAGCCGCTGGCCGCGATCCGGAGCTATGCGGTGGCCGCCGTCGACCCGGGATGGCAACTCCTGATGGGTCCGGTGTTCGCCGTCCCGAAGGCCCTTGATCGGGCGGGGATCACCCTGGCCGATGTTGGCCTGGTCGAAATCCACGAGGCCTTCGCGGCGCAGGTGCTCTCGAATGTGGACGCGTGGGCCTCGAAGGCCTGGGCGGAGAAAATGGGCCGCCGGGGTCCGGTCGGTGAGATCGATTGGGACCGGACCAACGTCTCTGGAGGGTCGATCGCCATCGGGCATCCGTTTGGGGCCACCGGAGCCCGGATCGTGACGACGCTGGCCAACGAGATGCAGCGGCGCGACGTGCAATTCGGGCTGGTCTCGATTTGCGCCCAAGGTGGGATGGGGTTCGCCATGGTTTTGGAGCGGGTCTGA
- the fadJ gene encoding fatty acid oxidation complex subunit alpha FadJ, whose amino-acid sequence MALLTTTVTEPGIAVIAIDVPGEPVNSLSLSHSTELATTLDRLAADSAVRAIVLRSGKPDTFIAGADINQFVAFTSAADAEGASRQGHAFLERIEGFPKPIVVAIHGACLGLGLELSLCCAYRVASDHPKTLLGLPEVQLGLLPGAGGCFRLPRLIGARAALDIILAGKSERAAKAFKLGLVDELVPESILLATAVAAADRLARDGKPRRKPAAGLEAALLDRTALGRRLVYRTARAQVQKKTGGHYPAPLRALEVVRIGLEQGKDAGLTAEARGFGELAVTPVSRQLVQIFFATNAMKKDDGVAGGSAAPREIQRLGVVGSGFMGAGIAGTAITTAKCEVRLKDAELSRVGNGIKAARDLVRGQVTRRKITRFEGERLADLVSGGTSFAGFERTDLVIEAVFEDLTVKRRVLAECEAVLGPKALFASNTSTIPIARIAEGAKRPENVLGMHFFSPVDRMPLLEVIATSDTSPDAIATAVRFGRRLGKTVIVVADRPGFWVNRILAPYFVEAGHLVVEGVPIEVIDRTMVKFGMPVGPIALLDEVGIDVAAKGGVVMREAFGDRLAPAPAIAKLVEVTRLGRKVGTGFYLYHDGHKTDPDPRVYQLLGIKPLANTDTAEVEKRLIYPLLNEAARAAAEGVIRSPRDGDIGAIFGIGFPPFLGGPLRLIDSLGAAVVVATLEALAGAHGPRFAPCEALVEMARTGGTFYPTG is encoded by the coding sequence ATGGCGCTCCTGACCACCACGGTCACCGAACCCGGCATTGCCGTGATCGCGATTGATGTGCCCGGCGAGCCCGTCAATAGCCTCAGTCTGTCGCACAGCACCGAACTCGCCACCACCCTCGATCGCCTCGCCGCTGATTCCGCGGTCCGGGCGATTGTGCTTCGATCGGGTAAACCCGACACTTTCATTGCCGGCGCCGACATCAACCAGTTCGTCGCCTTCACCTCGGCGGCCGATGCCGAGGGGGCCAGCCGGCAGGGCCATGCCTTCCTCGAGCGGATCGAGGGGTTTCCGAAACCGATCGTGGTAGCGATCCACGGTGCCTGCCTCGGGCTTGGCCTCGAGTTGTCGCTCTGTTGCGCCTACCGGGTCGCGTCAGACCATCCGAAGACCCTGCTCGGGCTGCCGGAGGTCCAACTTGGGTTGCTGCCGGGAGCCGGCGGTTGCTTTCGGCTGCCCCGGCTGATCGGGGCCCGGGCCGCGCTCGACATCATCCTGGCCGGCAAGAGTGAACGCGCGGCCAAGGCGTTCAAACTGGGTCTGGTCGATGAACTGGTGCCGGAGAGCATTCTGCTCGCGACGGCCGTTGCCGCGGCCGATCGGCTGGCCCGCGACGGCAAGCCTCGTCGAAAGCCCGCGGCCGGCCTTGAGGCCGCCTTGCTTGACCGGACCGCGCTCGGCCGACGGTTGGTGTACCGGACGGCCCGGGCCCAAGTGCAGAAGAAGACCGGGGGACACTACCCGGCGCCGCTTCGCGCCCTCGAGGTGGTGCGGATCGGGCTGGAGCAGGGCAAAGATGCCGGCCTCACCGCCGAGGCCCGGGGGTTCGGTGAGTTGGCGGTGACGCCGGTGTCCCGGCAGCTGGTGCAGATCTTCTTTGCCACGAACGCGATGAAGAAGGACGACGGGGTCGCCGGCGGGTCGGCCGCCCCCCGGGAGATTCAGCGGCTCGGCGTGGTGGGTTCCGGGTTCATGGGGGCGGGCATCGCGGGGACGGCGATCACCACCGCCAAGTGCGAGGTCCGTCTCAAGGACGCCGAGTTGAGCCGGGTCGGCAATGGCATCAAGGCGGCTCGCGACCTCGTTCGCGGACAGGTCACTCGCCGGAAGATCACCCGATTCGAGGGCGAGCGTCTGGCCGACTTGGTGTCGGGCGGGACCAGCTTCGCGGGCTTCGAGCGGACCGACTTGGTCATCGAGGCCGTCTTCGAGGATCTGACCGTGAAGCGCCGGGTGTTGGCCGAGTGCGAGGCGGTACTCGGGCCCAAGGCGTTGTTCGCGAGTAATACGTCGACCATCCCGATTGCCCGGATCGCCGAGGGCGCCAAGCGGCCCGAGAACGTCCTCGGGATGCATTTCTTTTCGCCGGTTGACCGGATGCCGCTGCTGGAGGTCATTGCCACTTCCGACACCAGTCCCGACGCGATCGCGACCGCGGTTCGGTTCGGGCGGAGACTCGGCAAGACGGTGATCGTGGTGGCCGACCGGCCTGGTTTCTGGGTCAATCGCATCCTCGCGCCGTATTTCGTCGAGGCCGGCCACTTGGTCGTGGAAGGCGTGCCGATCGAGGTCATTGACCGCACCATGGTGAAGTTCGGGATGCCAGTCGGCCCGATCGCGCTTCTCGATGAAGTCGGGATCGATGTCGCGGCCAAGGGCGGAGTGGTGATGCGGGAGGCCTTCGGTGACCGGTTGGCGCCGGCGCCGGCCATCGCCAAGTTGGTCGAGGTGACCCGGCTCGGCCGGAAAGTGGGCACCGGGTTTTATCTCTATCATGACGGGCACAAGACCGATCCCGACCCTCGGGTCTATCAGCTGCTTGGCATTAAACCGCTGGCCAACACGGATACCGCCGAGGTCGAAAAGCGGTTGATTTACCCGCTGCTGAACGAAGCCGCCCGCGCCGCGGCGGAAGGCGTCATCCGGTCGCCGCGGGACGGCGACATCGGGGCGATCTTCGGGATCGGATTTCCCCCGTTCCTCGGGGGGCCGCTTCGGTTGATCGATTCGTTAGGCGCGGCGGTCGTCGTTGCCACCCTCGAGGCGTTGGCCGGGGCCCACGGGCCCCGGTTTGCGCCGTGCGAGGCTCTGGTCGAGATGGCCCGCACCGGCGGGACGTTCTACCCGACGGGCTAG
- a CDS encoding response regulator transcription factor translates to MPTTAAAGHPSLTPQDQRIVSLVAEGKTNKEITVAMGLSAKTVKNYLHTVFDKLGIQRRSQAAALHAKKRLTR, encoded by the coding sequence GTGCCGACCACGGCGGCTGCCGGTCATCCGTCGTTGACACCCCAAGACCAACGGATCGTCTCGTTGGTGGCCGAAGGCAAGACGAACAAGGAAATTACCGTCGCAATGGGCCTCTCAGCAAAAACCGTCAAGAATTATCTCCACACCGTCTTCGACAAACTCGGGATCCAGCGACGATCGCAAGCGGCGGCCCTCCACGCCAAGAAACGGCTGACCCGCTAG
- a CDS encoding HlyD family efflux transporter periplasmic adaptor subunit encodes MDIVRDQPRSKKKIILGVAGVAVLVTVSVALVRLKPASPTVERGTIYFDSVVRGEMLREVRGPGTLVPEDIRWITAVTPGRIEKIHHLAGVTVEPGTILMELTNPDVQIQTLNADRQLTDAKAALVQLKTSLESNRLNQASLVTQLRQEAADAKRRAEAGAELLKKNLIVPLDQQQAEERAASLVERLKLEERRLEVLSNTIGDQIRVQEQQIERLSSIADFQHGLAGSMVVRAGTRGILQEVPFQAGQYALPGATLAKVVPLPIRLKAVLRIPETQAKDLAIGQKATIDTRNGLAPGRIIRIDPASINGTVTVDVILDGAPPNGSRPDLSVDGVIELERLQGVLHVGRPTIAQQNSPGTVFKLVEGGSHAERVQVKFGRTSVSRVEIVGGLNPGDIIIMSDMSQWDNVDRVRIK; translated from the coding sequence TTGGACATCGTTCGCGATCAACCACGGAGCAAGAAGAAAATCATCCTCGGGGTGGCGGGGGTTGCCGTGCTGGTGACCGTTTCGGTCGCCCTGGTTCGGCTCAAGCCGGCGTCGCCAACGGTGGAGCGGGGCACCATCTATTTCGATTCGGTGGTGCGGGGTGAGATGCTCCGGGAAGTGCGGGGCCCCGGCACCTTGGTCCCGGAGGACATCCGGTGGATCACGGCGGTGACGCCGGGCCGGATCGAGAAGATCCACCATTTGGCGGGGGTCACGGTCGAGCCCGGGACCATCCTGATGGAACTCACCAACCCGGACGTCCAGATCCAGACGTTGAACGCCGATCGCCAGCTGACCGACGCCAAGGCGGCGCTGGTCCAACTCAAGACGAGCCTGGAAAGCAACCGACTCAACCAAGCCTCGCTGGTGACCCAACTGCGGCAAGAAGCGGCCGATGCCAAGCGCCGGGCCGAGGCCGGGGCCGAGCTGCTCAAGAAGAACCTCATCGTGCCCCTCGACCAGCAGCAGGCCGAGGAACGGGCCGCTTCGCTGGTCGAGCGGTTGAAGCTCGAAGAGCGACGGCTCGAGGTCCTCTCGAACACGATCGGGGACCAGATCAGGGTGCAGGAGCAGCAGATCGAGCGGCTCAGCTCGATCGCCGATTTCCAGCATGGACTCGCCGGCTCGATGGTGGTTCGGGCCGGCACTCGGGGCATCCTCCAAGAAGTCCCGTTCCAGGCCGGCCAGTATGCGCTGCCCGGTGCCACCTTGGCCAAGGTGGTGCCGCTCCCGATCCGCCTCAAGGCGGTGCTCCGGATTCCCGAGACCCAGGCCAAGGATCTGGCCATCGGCCAGAAGGCGACGATCGACACCCGCAACGGTTTGGCACCGGGACGGATCATTCGGATCGATCCGGCCTCGATCAACGGCACGGTCACGGTGGACGTCATTCTCGATGGCGCCCCCCCGAATGGTTCCCGGCCTGATTTGAGTGTCGATGGCGTGATCGAGCTCGAACGGCTCCAGGGCGTGCTCCACGTCGGCCGGCCGACCATTGCCCAGCAGAACAGCCCCGGCACCGTCTTCAAGTTGGTCGAAGGCGGGAGCCATGCCGAGCGGGTTCAAGTGAAATTCGGCCGGACCTCGGTGAGCCGGGTCGAGATTGTTGGAGGGTTGAACCCCGGCGATATCATCATCATGTCGGACATGTCGCAGTGGGACAACGTTGACCGTGTTCGCATCAAATAA
- a CDS encoding ABC transporter ATP-binding protein, with the protein MTAPGETLISLESIKKVFMTDELETHALADIHLTVAKGEFVSISGPSGCGKTTLLSILGLLDTPSSGKYTLAGHSAESLTPSERARVRNRQIGFIFQAFNLIGDLTVYENVELPLTYRGMPSAERNTRVTQALERVGMAHRIKHYPSQLSGGQQQRVAVARAVAGDPAILLADEPTGNLDSSNGEAVMELLRELHQGGATIVIVTHDPRYAKWADREIRLFDGKVVEEESMLKA; encoded by the coding sequence ATGACCGCTCCTGGCGAAACGCTGATCAGCCTGGAAAGCATCAAGAAGGTGTTCATGACCGACGAGCTCGAGACCCACGCGCTCGCCGACATTCACCTCACGGTGGCGAAAGGTGAGTTCGTCTCGATCTCCGGCCCGTCCGGTTGCGGCAAAACCACACTGCTCTCGATCCTCGGGTTACTCGATACTCCGAGCAGCGGGAAGTACACGCTCGCCGGTCATTCGGCCGAGTCATTGACACCCTCCGAACGGGCCCGCGTCCGGAACCGGCAAATCGGGTTCATCTTCCAAGCCTTCAACCTGATCGGCGACCTGACGGTCTACGAGAATGTCGAACTGCCGCTGACCTATCGGGGCATGCCATCGGCCGAACGGAACACCCGGGTGACTCAGGCGCTCGAGCGGGTTGGTATGGCGCACCGGATCAAGCACTACCCGTCGCAGCTATCGGGCGGTCAGCAACAGCGGGTGGCCGTGGCCCGGGCCGTCGCCGGTGACCCCGCCATCCTACTGGCCGACGAACCGACCGGCAACTTGGACTCGTCCAACGGCGAGGCGGTCATGGAGTTGCTGCGCGAGCTTCACCAGGGCGGGGCCACCATCGTCATAGTGACCCACGATCCCCGCTATGCCAAATGGGCCGACCGGGAAATCCGGCTCTTCGACGGCAAGGTGGTTGAAGAAGAATCGATGTTGAAGGCGTAG